The Gordonia mangrovi genome includes the window AGCGCCGGCGACGACCGCACCCGGGCGCGTACCCGACTGCTCGAACTGTTCGAGCTGTTCGACCCGGCCGAACCGTTCGTCGTGGCCGCGCGCCGCAAGCTGGCCACCGCGCTCTACTGACCGCTCGTCCGACCCCGCCCGTCGACTGGGCGCTGTTTCGCGTCGACTGGGGCCGACGGTCTATCCCCGGACGACGGGGTTCGGGGGTGGCTGCTCAGGGCTGGTCGGCGGGGGCGAGGAAAACCGCCGAGTTGGCGGGAATCGTCACCTGCGCCGACGTCTCGCGGCCGTGCCAGCCCGGGCCGTCGGCGACGACACTGCCGAGGTTGCCCTTGCCGGCTCCGCTGTAGGCGACCGAATCGGTGTTGAGGACCTCGTTCCAGGTACCCGAGCGGGGCAACCCGACGCGGTGATCGGCGCGCTCGCTGCCGGAGAAGTTGAACAGGCACGCCATTACCGATCCGTCCCGGCCGAACCGCAAGAAGCTGATCACGTTGTTGGCGGTGTCGTTGGCGTCAATCCACTCGTAGCCGTTGGGTGTGGTGTCCTGACTGTAGAGAGCCGGGCTGCTGCGATAGACCCGGTTCAGGTCGGTGACCAGGGCCGAGATGCCTGCGTGCAGTTCGCCTTCCCACCCCTCCATCTGGAACCAGTCGAGGCTGCGGTTGTCGGCCCACTCGCCGGTCTGACCGAACTCCTGACCCATGAACAGCAACTGCTTGCCGGGATGCGCCCACATATAGGCCAACAGCACGCGGACGCCACACGCCTTGGTGAACGAGTCGCCCGGCATCCGGCTCCACAGGGTGCCCTTGCCGTGCACCACCTCGTCGTGCGAGATGGGCAGCACGAAATTCTCACTCCATGCATACATCAGCGAGAACGTGATCTCGTGGTGGTGGAAGCTGCGATGCACCTGGTCGCGACCGAGGTAACCGAGCGTGTCGTGCATCCACCCCATGTTCCACTTGAACGTGAATCCCAGTCCGCCGAGATTGGTCATCTGGGTCACGCCAGGCCACGCGGTGGACTCCTCGGCGACGGTGACGGCACCCGGAAAATGCTTGTGCACCGTCGCGTTGGTCTCCTGCAGGAACTGTACGGCCTCGAGATTCTCGCGGCCGCCGTAGATGTTGGGACGCCACTGACCGGCCGGTCGGGAGTAGTCGAGATACAGCATCGAGGCCACCGCATCCACGCGCAGTCCATCGATGTGGAACTGGTCGAACCAGTACAGGGCGTTGGCGACCAGGAAGTTGCGCACCTCGCGGCGGCCGAAGTTGAAGACGTAGGTGCCCCAGTCCAGTTGCTCACCGCGCATGGGATCGCCGTCTTCGTACAACGCGGTGCCGTCGAAGCGGGCCAGTGCCCAGTCGTCCTTCGGGAAGTGGGCCGGCACCCAGTCGACGATCACACCGATCCCCAGCGAATGCAGATGGTCGATGAGGAACCGCAGGTCGTCTGGCGAGCCGAAACGCGCCGTCGGCGCAAAGTAGGAGGTGACCTGGTAGCCCCAGGATCCCCCGAAGGGGTGCTCGGCGACCGGCAGGAACTCGACGTGGGTGAATCCCTTCTCGACGAGGTAGTCGCCGAGTTCATGGGCCAGTTCCCGATACGACAGACCCGCACGCCACGAGGCGATGTGCACCTCGTACACGCTCATCGGTTCGGCCGCGACGTCGGCGGCTTCGCGTCGGGCGATCCAGTCGTCATCGGTCCAGGTGAACGAGGACTCGCTGACCACCGAGACCGTCGAGGGCGGGGGCAACGTCTGCCGGGCCATCGGGTCGGCCTTCTCGCGGATGATCCCGTCCGCGCCGTGGATGCGGAACTTGTACCGCGTGCCGGCGGCGACATCCGGGAGGAACACCTCCCAGACGCCGCTGCTGCCGATCATCCGCATGGGTGCCTGACGTCCGGTCCAGTTGTCGAAATCGCCGATCACCGCGACGCCGTGGGCGTTGGGTGCCCACACCGCGAAGGCGGTGCCGCGCACCTCGCCATCCGGCGTCGTGTAGGAGACGATCCGAGCGCCGAGGATGTCCCACAGCGATTCGTGACGCCCTTCGGAGAACAGGTGGACGTCGATGTCTCCCAGACTCGGCAGGAACCGGTAGCCGTCGGCGACGACGTACTCGTCGGTGCCACCGCCCGCATTGGGGTATGTCACCCGCAGTCGGTAATCGATCAGGCCGGCGAACGGCACCGCGACGACCCAGAGGTCGTCACTCTGCCGCGCCATCGGGTGATCGACGCCGCCGATCACCGCGACGACGGCCACCGCATCGGGCCGCAGAGTCCGCAGAATGGTCCATCCTCCCGACGCCTCGTGCGCGCCCAGGAAGGCGTGCGGGTCGGGATGGGTCAGGCTGAACAGTCGGCGCAGATCGTGGTCGGAGGCCGATGGTTCGGGGCGGGGGCCGTTGTCGGTTCTGGTCACGTCAACCTCACTGCATCCGGTAGGCGAGTCGTCGGGCGGCGGCTGCGTCCAGGGGCGGCAGCGCCAGAATGTGCGCCACTGCATGCCAGGGTTCCAGCGCGACGTAATTGGCCTGTCCCCAATGGAACTCCTGACCGGATACCTCGTCGATGACGGTGAACCGGTCCTGCCATTCGAAGCCGAGGGCCGGCATGTCCAGCCAGACCGTCGAGCTCTCGGTCCCGAAGGGGTTGAGGTTGATCACCACGATGACCCGGTCACCGCTGACCGGATCGAACTTCGAATAGGCGATGAGTGCCGGATTGTCGATGTGATGGAACGTGATGTGGCGCAGTTGCTGCAACGCGGGATGCCGACGCCGGATCTCGTTGAGGCTGGTGATCCACGGATCCAGTGATTCGCCACGACTGGTGGCGGCCTTGTGATCGCGCGGACGCAACTCGTACTTCTCCGAGTGCAGGTACTCTTCGCTGCCCTCGGCGACGGCCACGTGTTCGTAGAGTTCGTAGCCGCTGTAGACACCCCAGGTCGGGGCCATCGTCGCCGCCAGCGCCGCGCGCAGTGCGAACATCCCCGGCCCGCCGTGCTGCAGGCTGGCGTGCAGGATGTCGGGAGTGTTGACGAACAGGTTCGGCCGGGCCTCGTCCGCATGGCCGGCGATCTCGCGGCCGAATTGTTCGAGCTCCCACTTCTCGGTCTTCCAGGTGAAGTAGGTGTAGGACTGCGTGAACCCGATGCGGGCCAACCCGTACAGGCGCGCGGGACGGGTGAACGCCTCGGAGAGGAACAACACATCCGGGTCGCGCTTCTTCACCTCGGTGATCAGCCATTCCCAGAAGTTGGGTGGTTTCGTGTGCGGGTTGTCGACCCGGAAGATCTTGACGCCCATGGCCACCCAGCCCTGCACCATCGTCAGCACCGCGCGGTAGAGACCGTTGCGGTCGTTGTCGAAGTTCAGCGGATAGATGTCCTGGTACTTCTTGGGCGGGTTCTCCGCGTACGCGATCGTCCCGTCGGGCTGGGTGGTGAACCACTCGGGGTGTTCGCGGGCCCACGGGTGGTCGGGGGCGCACTGCAGCGCCAGATCGATGGCCACCTCCAACCCCAGTTCGCCGGCCCGCGCGATGAAGTACGCGAAGTCCTCCCGCGAACCGAGCTCGGGATGGATGGCGTCGTGTCCGCCCTCGTCGGAACCGATCGCCCACGGCGAGCCGACGTCGTCGGGGCCCGCGACGAGCGTGTTGTTGGGGCCCTTGCGGTTGACCTTGCCGATCGGGTGGATCGGTGGGAGGTAGACGATGTCGAATCCCATCCCGGCGATACGTGGCAGGTCGTGGACGGCGGTGAGGAACGTGCCGTGTACGGGGTTGCCCTCGTGGTCCCACCCGCCGGTCGACCGCGGGAAGAACTCGTACCAGGAACCGAACAGCGCCCGACGTCGATCAACCCACACCCGGTAGGACCGGGACTTGGTCACCAGTTCGCGGACCGGATACGTGGTCAGCAGCTCGGCCACCTCGTCGGAGACCGCCAGATTGATCCGGTTCTCCACCCGGCGGCGGCGGGCGCGCAGTTGTTCGATGGCGTCATCGAGGATCTCGAGAGCATCGACGGGCACCACGTCTCGGCCGGCGGTGAGGATCTGCGCGCCGGTCTCGAGGTCGTTGGCGAGATCGCCGACGCCCTGACCGGCGTCGACCTTCTTGAGCACCCCGGATCGCCACGTCGCATACGGGTCGCTCCAGGCCTCGATCCGGAACACCCAGTACCCGACGGCGTCGGGGACGAAGGCCGCGTTGAACACATCGGGTTCGGTCGCCGGTTCCATCCGCACATCCAGGCGGCGTTGGTCGGGACCGTCGATGTGCACGGTCACGCCGATCGCGTCATGACCTTCCCGCCACGCTGTGGTGGATATCGGGATCAGCTCACCGACAACAGCTTTCGCCGGTACCTGCCCGGCGGACACCAGAGGCGCGATATCGTCGATCCCCATCCGCCCGATCACCGGCGGCCTCCTCTCATCCAACCCCTGACATGACCCATGTGCGGCGGTGCTCGGTGGCGCCGGCGTCCCTGCCCGCCTCAACCGTAGGGGATCTCGGCCAGTCTGCCCAACGCAGAACGAACCAGATCACCATCGGTCGTCCGCCAGAACGGCGGAAGCGACGCGAGCAGGTACCCACCGTATCCGGCCGTCGCGAGCCGGGAGTCGAGAACCGCGACGACACCGCGGTCGTCGGTGGAACGCAACAACCGTCCCGCGCCCTGCGCCAGCAACAGCGCCGCGTGGTTGGCGGCGACGGTGAGGAAGCCGTTGCCGCCACGAGCCTCCACAGCGCGCTGCCGGGCGGTGAGCAGCGGGTCATCCGGGCGGGGGAAGGGGATGCGGTCGATCACCACGAGACTGCAGGACGGGCCCGGGACGTCGACGCCCTGCCACAGCGACAGCGTGCCGAACAGGCAGGTCTGCGGGTCGTCGGCGAACTTCCGGACCAGCGCGGCGGTGGTGTCCTCGCCCTGGCAGAGCACCGGGTGATCGACGCGATCCCGGATCGCATCGGCGGCCTCGCGGGCCGCACGCATTGACGAGAACAGCCCGAGCGTGCGCCCGTCGGCGGCGGCGACCAGACCGGCCAGCTCGTCGAGTGTCTGTTCGGCGATCGCGTCACGCCCCGGCCGCGGCAGGTGGCGGGCGACGTAGAGGATCGCCGACTTCGGGTAGTCGAAGGGGGAGCCGGCGTCGACGCCGCGCCAGCGTGGCGGAGTGTTGTCGGCGGGTGCGGCGGCGCCGTGCGCCATGGCACCGATGTCGGCGACCGGTGGGTCCTCCGACTGCGGGTCGGCGCCGTCGGTGTCGCGTCGGCCCGCCGCGGGCAGACCCCAGGTCGCCGCGAGTGCATCGAAGTTGCCGCCGATGGTCAGCGTGGCCGAGGTGAGGACGACGGTGGCGTCGGCGAACAACGACGCCCGCAGCAGCCCGCCCACCGACAGCGGCGCGATCCGCAGCACCGCCCGGGTGTCACTGCCGACCTTGTCGTGTGCGAGCCAGACGACGTCGCGCCGCGTGGACTCGTCGGGGCTGTCGAACGCGCCGAGGAGTCGGACGACGGTGTCGTGGGCGTCCTCCAGCGAGGTGAGTGCTGCCGAGCGGGCCGCCGCCGAGTCATCGGTACCGCTGCTGCCGGGCATCCGCACCGGACCGATCTCGTTGCGCGCAAGCCACAACCGGTCCCGCAAGCTCGCCAAGGCCGCCGGAACGCCGGAAGGCAACCGCGTCCACTCCCGTGCCGGCATCTCGGCGAGCAGGCCGTCGAACATCTCCGCCGCACCGAGCAGCGCATCGGTGGTCTCGTCGTCGAGCAACTTGCCGCAGCGTCGGGCGACCAGCGTGATGCCCGCTCCCGACAACTCGGCGGTGGCCACCGACGTGATGCGATCGACCAACTCGTGCGCCTCGTCGATCACCACGACGTCGTGCTCGGGCAGGATGTTGGCCGGACTCGTCGCGTCGATGGCCAGCAGTGCGTGATTGGTGACCACGACGTCGACCTGACCCGAGGCACGGCGCGCACGTTCGGCGAAGCAGTCCTCTGCGTAGCTGCAGTTGCCGGCCCCCAGGCACTCCCGCGCCGAGACGCTCACCTGGCGCCAGGACCGGTCGGAGACCCCCGGGCTCAGATCGTCGCGATCGCCGCTCTCGGTGTCGGAGGTCCACTCCCGTAGGCGGGTCACCTCGCGTCCGGTGCGCGACAACTCGAATGCGTCGAACAGTTCGCTCGCCGGCTCCTCGGCCGTTCCGCTGTGGATCTTGTTCAGACACAGGTAATTGCCGCGACCCTTGAGAATCGCGAAGGTGGGTTCGCGGCCGAGTGGACCGGCCAACGCGGCCGCCACGCGCGGCAGATCACGCTCGATCAGTTGTCGCTGCAGTGCGATCGTCGCAGTCGAGACCACCACGGTGCGGCCGGACACGACGGCATGACGGATCGACGGGACCAGATAGGCCAACGATTTTCCGGTGCCGGTGCCGGCCTGGACGGCCAGGTGTTCGCCGGTGTCGATGGCGTGGGCGACCGCCGAGGCCATGCGCAGCTGGCCCTCGCGTCGGCGTCCGCCGAGCGCGGTGACCGCGCTGTCGAGCAGGGAGATCACCGAAGGGGTAGAGGTCATGCGGAGGTCGTCACCCGTTGCCGGACGAACCGTCGTAGATCAGATCACCGTCGAGTTCCA containing:
- the glgB gene encoding 1,4-alpha-glucan branching protein GlgB, giving the protein MQWRTFWRCRPWTQPPPDDSPTGCSEVDVTRTDNGPRPEPSASDHDLRRLFSLTHPDPHAFLGAHEASGGWTILRTLRPDAVAVVAVIGGVDHPMARQSDDLWVVAVPFAGLIDYRLRVTYPNAGGGTDEYVVADGYRFLPSLGDIDVHLFSEGRHESLWDILGARIVSYTTPDGEVRGTAFAVWAPNAHGVAVIGDFDNWTGRQAPMRMIGSSGVWEVFLPDVAAGTRYKFRIHGADGIIREKADPMARQTLPPPSTVSVVSESSFTWTDDDWIARREAADVAAEPMSVYEVHIASWRAGLSYRELAHELGDYLVEKGFTHVEFLPVAEHPFGGSWGYQVTSYFAPTARFGSPDDLRFLIDHLHSLGIGVIVDWVPAHFPKDDWALARFDGTALYEDGDPMRGEQLDWGTYVFNFGRREVRNFLVANALYWFDQFHIDGLRVDAVASMLYLDYSRPAGQWRPNIYGGRENLEAVQFLQETNATVHKHFPGAVTVAEESTAWPGVTQMTNLGGLGFTFKWNMGWMHDTLGYLGRDQVHRSFHHHEITFSLMYAWSENFVLPISHDEVVHGKGTLWSRMPGDSFTKACGVRVLLAYMWAHPGKQLLFMGQEFGQTGEWADNRSLDWFQMEGWEGELHAGISALVTDLNRVYRSSPALYSQDTTPNGYEWIDANDTANNVISFLRFGRDGSVMACLFNFSGSERADHRVGLPRSGTWNEVLNTDSVAYSGAGKGNLGSVVADGPGWHGRETSAQVTIPANSAVFLAPADQP
- a CDS encoding alpha-1,4-glucan--maltose-1-phosphate maltosyltransferase, with the protein product MIGRMGIDDIAPLVSAGQVPAKAVVGELIPISTTAWREGHDAIGVTVHIDGPDQRRLDVRMEPATEPDVFNAAFVPDAVGYWVFRIEAWSDPYATWRSGVLKKVDAGQGVGDLANDLETGAQILTAGRDVVPVDALEILDDAIEQLRARRRRVENRINLAVSDEVAELLTTYPVRELVTKSRSYRVWVDRRRALFGSWYEFFPRSTGGWDHEGNPVHGTFLTAVHDLPRIAGMGFDIVYLPPIHPIGKVNRKGPNNTLVAGPDDVGSPWAIGSDEGGHDAIHPELGSREDFAYFIARAGELGLEVAIDLALQCAPDHPWAREHPEWFTTQPDGTIAYAENPPKKYQDIYPLNFDNDRNGLYRAVLTMVQGWVAMGVKIFRVDNPHTKPPNFWEWLITEVKKRDPDVLFLSEAFTRPARLYGLARIGFTQSYTYFTWKTEKWELEQFGREIAGHADEARPNLFVNTPDILHASLQHGGPGMFALRAALAATMAPTWGVYSGYELYEHVAVAEGSEEYLHSEKYELRPRDHKAATSRGESLDPWITSLNEIRRRHPALQQLRHITFHHIDNPALIAYSKFDPVSGDRVIVVINLNPFGTESSTVWLDMPALGFEWQDRFTVIDEVSGQEFHWGQANYVALEPWHAVAHILALPPLDAAAARRLAYRMQ
- a CDS encoding ATP-dependent DNA helicase → MTSTPSVISLLDSAVTALGGRRREGQLRMASAVAHAIDTGEHLAVQAGTGTGKSLAYLVPSIRHAVVSGRTVVVSTATIALQRQLIERDLPRVAAALAGPLGREPTFAILKGRGNYLCLNKIHSGTAEEPASELFDAFELSRTGREVTRLREWTSDTESGDRDDLSPGVSDRSWRQVSVSARECLGAGNCSYAEDCFAERARRASGQVDVVVTNHALLAIDATSPANILPEHDVVVIDEAHELVDRITSVATAELSGAGITLVARRCGKLLDDETTDALLGAAEMFDGLLAEMPAREWTRLPSGVPAALASLRDRLWLARNEIGPVRMPGSSGTDDSAAARSAALTSLEDAHDTVVRLLGAFDSPDESTRRDVVWLAHDKVGSDTRAVLRIAPLSVGGLLRASLFADATVVLTSATLTIGGNFDALAATWGLPAAGRRDTDGADPQSEDPPVADIGAMAHGAAAPADNTPPRWRGVDAGSPFDYPKSAILYVARHLPRPGRDAIAEQTLDELAGLVAAADGRTLGLFSSMRAAREAADAIRDRVDHPVLCQGEDTTAALVRKFADDPQTCLFGTLSLWQGVDVPGPSCSLVVIDRIPFPRPDDPLLTARQRAVEARGGNGFLTVAANHAALLLAQGAGRLLRSTDDRGVVAVLDSRLATAGYGGYLLASLPPFWRTTDGDLVRSALGRLAEIPYG